The following are encoded in a window of Sphaerisporangium siamense genomic DNA:
- a CDS encoding NuoB/complex I 20 kDa subunit family protein, which produces MAARDLPMPTVGPVSRLAPKPMRFILNWGRRYSLWVFNFGLACCAIEFIATSMSRHDFIRFGVIPFANGPRQADLMIVSGTVTDKMAPAVKRLYEQMPDPKYVISFGACSNCGGPYWDSYCVTKGVDQIIPVDVYVPGCPPRPEALLYGIMKLQERIAAESLGERYAGDQAAHGAPAEGDVRS; this is translated from the coding sequence ATGGCCGCCCGAGATCTCCCGATGCCGACGGTCGGGCCGGTGTCCCGGCTCGCGCCCAAGCCCATGCGCTTCATCCTGAACTGGGGCAGGCGCTACTCGCTGTGGGTGTTCAACTTCGGGCTCGCCTGCTGTGCCATCGAGTTCATCGCCACCTCGATGAGCCGCCACGACTTCATCCGTTTCGGCGTCATCCCGTTCGCCAACGGCCCCCGGCAGGCCGACCTCATGATCGTGTCGGGCACCGTCACCGACAAGATGGCCCCCGCCGTCAAGCGCCTCTACGAGCAGATGCCCGACCCCAAGTACGTCATCTCCTTCGGCGCCTGCTCCAACTGCGGCGGCCCCTACTGGGACTCCTACTGCGTCACCAAGGGGGTGGACCAGATCATCCCGGTCGACGTCTACGTCCCCGGCTGCCCGCCGCGTCCCGAGGCCCTGCTGTACGGGATCATGAAGCTGCAGGAGCGCATCGCGGCCGAGTCGCTCGGCGAGCGTTACGCCGGCGACCAGGCGGCGCACGGCGCTCCGGCCGAGGGGGACGTGCGCTCATGA
- a CDS encoding NADH-quinone oxidoreductase subunit A, with amino-acid sequence MDGYFGSYALVAVLFAIGAAVFAGALLANRLLSPSRPTAEKLLTYECGVDPVGEGWAQSQIRYYVFTYLYVVFAVDAVFLFPWATVFAAPGFGMTTLVEMFVFLAFIALGILYAWRKRVLAWT; translated from the coding sequence GTGGACGGATATTTCGGTTCCTACGCGCTCGTCGCGGTCCTGTTCGCGATCGGCGCCGCCGTCTTCGCCGGGGCGCTGCTCGCCAACCGCCTCCTGAGCCCGAGCCGCCCCACCGCCGAGAAACTGCTCACCTACGAGTGCGGCGTCGACCCGGTCGGCGAGGGGTGGGCGCAGTCGCAGATCCGCTACTACGTCTTCACCTACCTCTACGTCGTCTTCGCCGTGGACGCGGTGTTCCTGTTCCCCTGGGCGACCGTCTTCGCCGCGCCCGGCTTCGGCATGACCACGCTGGTCGAGATGTTCGTCTTCCTGGCGTTCATCGCCCTCGGCATCCTGTACGCCTGGCGCAAGCGCGTCCTCGCCTGGACGTGA
- a CDS encoding putative leader peptide, with the protein MTRNALYSRLHVDLCRLAAGLCTEGGFRS; encoded by the coding sequence GTGACCCGAAACGCGCTCTACTCCCGGCTGCACGTCGACCTGTGCCGGCTCGCGGCAGGGCTGTGTACCGAGGGCGGTTTCCGGTCGTGA
- a CDS encoding 2-oxoacid:acceptor oxidoreductase subunit alpha codes for MTKQVQQLDRVIIRFAGDSGDGMQLTGDRFTAETAQFGNDLSTLPNFPAEIRAPAGTLPGVSSFQLHFADHDILTPGDAPNVLVAMNPAALKANLGDLPRGADVIVNTDEFTKRNLQKVGYAASPVEDGSLGEWRVHAVPLTSLTVKALEGFDISKKDAERAKNMFALGLLSWLYHRPTEATVKFLEAKFAKKPEIAKANIAAFQAGWNYGETTESFSVSYEVKPARLTPGLYRNISGNQALAYGLIAASVQAKLPLFLGSYPITPASDILHELSKHKRFGIRTFQAEDEIAGVGAALGAAFGGALGVTTTSGPGVALKAETVGLAVATELPLLVVDVQRAGPSTGMPTKTEQTDLLMAMFGRNGESPLPIVAPATPSDCFHAAVEAARLAVKYRTPVMLLSDGYLANGSEPWRLPEIDELPDISVEFTTTPNGDDGETYLPFRRDPETLARPWAVPGTPGLEHRIGGIEKADGTGNISYDPNNHDRMVRLRQAKIEGIAQDIPPLEVDDPDGDARVLVLGWGSTYGPIAAAVRRVRKAGGKVAQTHIRHLNPLPSNTGEVLRSYDKVLLPEINLGQLALLLRAKFLVDVISYNRVRGLPFKAEELAGVIQDVIDSE; via the coding sequence GTGACCAAGCAGGTTCAGCAACTCGACCGCGTGATCATCCGCTTCGCGGGCGACTCCGGCGACGGCATGCAGCTGACCGGTGATCGTTTCACGGCGGAGACCGCGCAGTTCGGGAACGACCTGTCCACCCTTCCCAACTTCCCCGCCGAGATCCGCGCCCCCGCCGGCACGCTCCCCGGGGTGTCGAGCTTCCAGCTCCACTTCGCCGACCACGACATCCTCACGCCCGGCGACGCCCCCAACGTCCTGGTCGCGATGAACCCGGCCGCGTTGAAGGCCAACCTCGGCGACCTGCCCCGGGGCGCCGACGTCATCGTCAACACCGACGAGTTCACCAAGCGCAACCTGCAGAAGGTCGGCTACGCCGCCAGCCCCGTCGAGGACGGGTCGCTCGGCGAGTGGCGCGTGCACGCCGTGCCGCTGACCTCGCTGACGGTCAAGGCCCTCGAAGGCTTCGACATCTCCAAGAAGGACGCCGAGCGGGCGAAGAACATGTTCGCGCTCGGCCTGTTGTCCTGGCTGTACCACCGGCCGACCGAGGCGACGGTCAAGTTCCTCGAAGCCAAGTTCGCCAAGAAGCCCGAGATCGCCAAGGCCAACATCGCCGCCTTCCAGGCCGGCTGGAACTACGGCGAGACCACCGAGTCGTTCTCGGTGTCCTACGAGGTCAAGCCCGCCCGCCTGACCCCGGGCCTGTACCGCAACATCTCGGGCAACCAGGCACTGGCGTACGGCCTCATCGCCGCCTCCGTGCAGGCCAAGCTGCCGCTGTTCCTCGGGTCCTACCCGATCACGCCGGCGTCGGACATCCTGCACGAGCTGTCCAAGCACAAGCGGTTCGGCATCCGCACCTTCCAGGCGGAGGACGAGATCGCGGGCGTGGGCGCCGCGCTCGGCGCGGCCTTCGGCGGCGCGCTCGGCGTGACCACCACCTCGGGGCCCGGCGTGGCCCTGAAGGCCGAGACGGTGGGCCTGGCCGTGGCCACCGAGCTGCCGCTCCTGGTGGTGGACGTCCAGCGCGCCGGCCCGTCCACGGGCATGCCGACCAAGACCGAGCAGACCGACCTGCTCATGGCCATGTTCGGCCGCAACGGCGAGTCGCCCCTGCCGATCGTCGCGCCGGCCACGCCCTCGGACTGCTTCCACGCGGCGGTCGAGGCGGCCCGCCTCGCGGTGAAGTACCGCACGCCGGTCATGCTGCTGTCCGACGGTTACCTGGCCAACGGCTCCGAGCCGTGGCGGCTGCCCGAGATCGACGAGCTGCCGGACATCTCGGTCGAGTTCACCACGACGCCGAACGGCGACGACGGCGAGACCTACCTGCCCTTCCGCCGCGACCCGGAGACCCTGGCCCGCCCGTGGGCGGTCCCGGGCACGCCCGGCCTCGAACACCGCATCGGCGGCATCGAGAAGGCCGACGGCACGGGCAACATCTCCTACGACCCCAACAACCACGACCGCATGGTCCGGCTCCGTCAGGCCAAGATCGAGGGCATCGCGCAGGACATCCCGCCGCTGGAGGTCGACGACCCCGACGGCGACGCCCGGGTGCTCGTCCTCGGCTGGGGCTCCACCTACGGGCCGATCGCCGCGGCGGTGCGGCGGGTGCGCAAGGCCGGCGGCAAGGTCGCCCAGACCCACATCCGCCACCTCAACCCGCTGCCGTCCAACACCGGCGAGGTGCTGCGCTCGTACGACAAGGTGCTGCTGCCCGAGATCAACCTCGGCCAGCTCGCGCTGCTGCTGCGGGCGAAATTCCTGGTGGACGTCATCAGTTACAACCGTGTACGTGGTCTTCCCTTCAAGGCCGAGGAGCTGGCCGGAGTGATCCAGGACGTGATCGACAGTGAGTGA
- a CDS encoding 2-oxoacid:ferredoxin oxidoreductase subunit beta, which yields MSDIATNGHIKVPEGRTGLALIPRTTEKQTLKDFKSDQEVRWCPGCGDYAILAAVQSFLPELGLRRENIVFISGIGCSSRFPYYLNTYGFHSIHGRAPAIATGLAASRPDLSVWVITGDGDALSIGGNHLIHALRRNVNLNILLFNNRIYGLTKGQYSPTSEVGKITKSTPMGSLDKPFNPISLALGAEASFVARTIDSDRKHLQSVLREAASHRGASLVEIYQNCNIYNDGAFDQLKDPGLRDDITLRLEHGQPIVSASKAVRRGPGGGIEVVDRASVPEGEILVHDAHAPDPSVAFALSRLDEPAFEHVPIGVFRSVDRPAYDTLMSEQLEHATEQRGPGDLADLLRGGDTWLVS from the coding sequence GTGAGTGATATCGCGACCAACGGGCACATCAAGGTCCCCGAGGGGCGCACCGGGCTCGCGCTCATCCCGAGGACGACCGAGAAGCAGACGCTGAAGGACTTCAAGAGCGACCAGGAGGTCCGCTGGTGCCCGGGATGCGGTGACTACGCCATCCTGGCCGCCGTGCAGTCCTTCCTGCCGGAGCTCGGGCTGCGGCGCGAGAACATCGTCTTCATCTCCGGCATCGGCTGCTCCTCGCGCTTCCCGTACTACCTCAACACCTACGGCTTCCACTCGATCCACGGCAGGGCCCCGGCCATCGCCACCGGCCTGGCCGCCTCCCGCCCCGACCTGTCGGTCTGGGTGATCACCGGGGACGGCGACGCCCTGTCGATCGGCGGCAACCACCTGATCCACGCGCTGCGCCGCAATGTCAACCTGAACATCCTGCTGTTCAACAACAGGATCTACGGGCTGACCAAGGGCCAGTACTCCCCGACCTCCGAGGTCGGCAAGATCACCAAGTCGACGCCGATGGGGTCGCTGGACAAGCCGTTCAACCCGATCTCGCTGGCGCTCGGCGCGGAGGCGAGCTTCGTGGCCCGCACGATCGACTCCGACCGCAAGCACCTGCAGTCGGTGCTGCGCGAGGCGGCCTCCCACCGGGGCGCGAGCCTGGTCGAGATCTACCAGAACTGCAACATCTACAACGATGGCGCGTTCGACCAGCTCAAGGACCCGGGGCTGCGTGACGACATCACGCTGCGGCTGGAGCACGGGCAGCCGATCGTCTCGGCGTCCAAGGCCGTGCGCCGCGGGCCCGGCGGCGGCATCGAGGTCGTGGACCGCGCCTCGGTCCCCGAGGGCGAGATCCTGGTGCACGACGCGCACGCGCCCGACCCGTCGGTGGCGTTCGCGCTGTCCCGGCTGGACGAGCCGGCGTTCGAGCACGTGCCGATCGGCGTCTTCCGCTCGGTCGACCGCCCGGCGTACGACACGTTGATGTCCGAGCAGCTTGAGCACGCGACCGAGCAGCGCGGCCCTGGCGACCTGGCGGACCTGCTGCGCGGCGGCGACACCTGGCTCGTGAGCTGA
- a CDS encoding RrF2 family transcriptional regulator produces MRLTKFTDLALRVTMRLAVVDTTVAPTSREVAESVAASYTHVAKVVSRLQHLGVVEARRGRGGGLEITGTGRRASVGWLVRELEGSGDVVGCEDSPPCPLRGACRLRAALRDAQEAFYASLDRLTVEDLVGVPAHPGLVELLMPIRR; encoded by the coding sequence ATGCGGTTGACGAAGTTCACCGACCTGGCGCTGCGCGTGACGATGCGGCTGGCGGTCGTCGACACGACGGTCGCGCCCACGTCGCGCGAGGTCGCCGAGTCGGTGGCCGCCTCCTACACCCACGTCGCGAAGGTGGTGAGCAGGCTCCAGCATCTGGGGGTGGTGGAGGCGAGGCGCGGGCGAGGCGGCGGCCTCGAGATCACGGGCACCGGCCGGCGGGCCTCCGTCGGGTGGCTGGTCCGCGAGCTGGAAGGGTCCGGGGACGTGGTCGGGTGCGAGGACTCGCCGCCCTGCCCCCTGCGGGGGGCGTGCCGCCTGCGTGCGGCGCTGCGCGACGCGCAGGAGGCGTTCTACGCCAGCCTGGACCGGTTGACCGTGGAGGACCTCGTGGGCGTCCCCGCCCACCCGGGACTGGTGGAGCTGCTCATGCCGATCCGCAGATAA
- a CDS encoding globin domain-containing protein: MLSEKSAAVVRATLPVVGGKIEEITPVFYRKMFAEHPEFLRNLFNRGNQANTAQSRALARSIATFASMLVEHPDQRPDEMLARIAHKHASLGITPDQYPIVHRHLFAAIAEVLGDAVTPEVAAAWDEVYWLMAGALIALEARLYARAGVAEGDVWRPWRVVGRTEETPDVATFALRPADDGPLPPFRPGQYVSVQVELPDGARQIRQYSLSCAPDGADRWISVKRVAGDPAGEVSNWLHANVGENDVLTVSLPFGDVVLDDSDGPLLLASAGIGCTPMISMLAHLASSGATRPVTVVHADRSERTHPFRSEFGELTEKIPQAVAHVWYEHPEGPWPAERIGFADLSDIEIPRDTRAYLCGPVPFMRSVRTQLLRRGVPASRVHYEVFGPDLGLESAVPGTGARTE; encoded by the coding sequence ATGTTGTCAGAGAAGTCCGCCGCCGTCGTCCGCGCCACCCTGCCGGTCGTGGGCGGGAAGATCGAGGAGATCACGCCCGTCTTCTACCGGAAGATGTTCGCCGAGCACCCCGAGTTCCTGCGGAACCTGTTCAACCGCGGCAACCAGGCCAACACCGCCCAGAGCCGCGCGCTGGCGCGCTCCATCGCCACCTTCGCCTCGATGCTGGTCGAGCACCCCGACCAGCGCCCCGACGAGATGCTCGCCCGCATCGCCCACAAGCACGCCTCCCTGGGCATCACCCCCGACCAGTACCCGATCGTCCACCGGCACCTGTTCGCCGCCATCGCCGAGGTGCTCGGCGACGCCGTCACCCCGGAGGTCGCCGCCGCGTGGGACGAGGTGTACTGGCTGATGGCCGGCGCCCTGATCGCCCTCGAAGCGCGCCTTTACGCGCGGGCGGGAGTGGCGGAAGGGGACGTCTGGCGGCCCTGGCGGGTGGTCGGCCGGACCGAGGAGACCCCCGACGTGGCGACCTTCGCGCTGCGACCCGCCGACGACGGCCCGCTCCCGCCGTTCCGTCCGGGCCAGTACGTCTCGGTGCAGGTGGAACTGCCGGACGGGGCGCGTCAGATCCGGCAGTACAGCCTGTCGTGCGCGCCCGACGGCGCCGACCGGTGGATCTCGGTGAAGCGCGTGGCCGGCGACCCCGCCGGCGAGGTGTCGAACTGGCTGCACGCCAACGTCGGCGAGAACGACGTGCTCACGGTGAGCCTCCCGTTCGGGGACGTGGTGCTCGACGACTCCGACGGCCCCCTGCTGCTCGCCTCGGCGGGCATCGGCTGCACGCCGATGATCAGCATGCTCGCCCACCTGGCGTCCTCCGGCGCCACGCGCCCGGTCACGGTGGTGCACGCCGACCGCTCCGAGCGCACCCACCCGTTCCGCTCGGAGTTCGGCGAGCTGACCGAGAAGATCCCGCAGGCGGTCGCCCACGTGTGGTACGAGCACCCCGAGGGGCCGTGGCCCGCCGAGCGCATCGGCTTCGCCGACCTGTCGGACATCGAGATCCCGCGCGACACGCGGGCCTACCTCTGCGGGCCGGTGCCGTTCATGCGCTCGGTGCGGACGCAGCTGCTCCGGCGCGGCGTCCCCGCCTCCCGGGTGCACTACGAGGTCTTCGGCCCCGACCTGGGGCTCGAATCCGCCGTGCCGGGGACGGGAGCCAGGACGGAGTAG
- a CDS encoding substrate-binding domain-containing protein, whose translation MARRYRIGLVIPLRGPGGIFGPSCEAVADLAAASLNDGGGILGREVTIEVVDASGPPKELCGNIARLLDAGRIDAVTGWHISPVREHLSSVVADRVPYVYTSLYEGGESRRGIYCSGETPGLQVGPALRWLRQNLGLRRWAIIGSDYVWPRRTARVVRDYCLPLGFDLVEEIYVPYGTPSFASTLPRLENSGAEGILMLMVGSDAVKFNRAFARRGLHERMVRFAPLMEENMLLASGAAATDNLFVAAGYFKSLATADALDLMSAYVRRFGSGAPPLNNAAESCYEGVMTLAALSERARSAELGDIVRHSAGVGYEGPRGTMTISGGHARQTVYLAAAGGYEFDVIGALEPMV comes from the coding sequence GTGGCGAGGCGGTACCGGATCGGCCTGGTCATTCCGCTGCGGGGGCCGGGCGGCATCTTCGGCCCGTCCTGTGAAGCGGTGGCCGATCTCGCGGCGGCCTCCCTCAACGACGGCGGCGGCATCCTCGGCAGGGAGGTCACGATCGAGGTCGTCGACGCGAGCGGACCGCCGAAAGAGCTCTGCGGGAACATCGCCCGGCTGCTCGACGCGGGACGCATCGACGCGGTCACCGGGTGGCACATCTCGCCTGTCCGGGAGCACCTGTCCTCCGTCGTCGCCGACCGGGTTCCCTACGTCTACACATCCCTGTACGAGGGGGGCGAATCACGCCGCGGCATCTACTGCTCCGGAGAGACCCCCGGACTTCAGGTGGGTCCGGCGCTGCGCTGGCTGCGACAGAACTTGGGGCTGAGGCGCTGGGCGATCATCGGCTCCGACTACGTCTGGCCCAGGCGCACGGCACGCGTGGTGCGCGACTACTGTCTGCCGCTGGGATTCGACCTCGTCGAGGAGATCTACGTTCCGTACGGCACCCCGAGCTTCGCGTCCACGCTGCCGCGACTGGAGAACAGCGGTGCCGAGGGCATCCTCATGCTCATGGTCGGCAGTGACGCGGTGAAGTTCAACCGGGCCTTCGCCCGGCGCGGCCTGCACGAGCGCATGGTGCGCTTCGCTCCCCTCATGGAGGAGAACATGCTCCTCGCCAGCGGGGCGGCCGCTACCGACAACCTTTTCGTCGCGGCCGGCTACTTCAAATCCCTCGCCACCGCCGACGCGCTCGACCTCATGTCGGCCTACGTGCGGCGCTTCGGATCCGGCGCCCCGCCGCTGAACAACGCGGCGGAGTCCTGTTACGAGGGCGTCATGACCCTGGCCGCGCTGAGCGAGCGGGCCCGGTCGGCGGAGCTCGGAGACATCGTCCGGCACTCGGCGGGCGTCGGCTACGAGGGGCCGCGCGGCACGATGACCATCTCCGGCGGGCACGCTCGCCAGACGGTCTACCTGGCCGCGGCGGGCGGCTACGAGTTCGACGTCATCGGCGCGCTCGAACCGATGGTCTGA
- a CDS encoding MarR family winged helix-turn-helix transcriptional regulator, with amino-acid sequence MRTEHDEVASRVLPLALNRVAARLNTETGRALTGTGLTLDQWRVLDVLATTEGLAMSDIAAAAVITGPTLTRTVDRLVDRAFIYRNLDHADRRRVLVRLSERGAEVHRELAPRVADALAASLRRLDAAETAQLRMLLDRLAGG; translated from the coding sequence ATGCGGACCGAGCACGACGAGGTCGCGTCCCGGGTCCTGCCCCTCGCCCTCAACCGCGTCGCCGCGCGGCTCAACACCGAAACCGGGCGAGCGCTCACCGGGACGGGACTCACGCTCGACCAGTGGCGGGTGCTGGATGTACTGGCGACGACGGAGGGACTGGCGATGAGCGATATCGCCGCCGCGGCCGTCATCACGGGTCCGACGCTCACCCGGACGGTGGACCGGCTGGTCGACCGGGCGTTCATCTATCGCAATCTCGACCACGCCGACCGGCGCCGTGTGCTCGTACGGCTGAGTGAGCGCGGCGCTGAGGTGCACCGCGAGCTCGCTCCCCGTGTCGCCGACGCCCTGGCCGCGTCCTTGCGAAGGTTGGACGCCGCGGAGACGGCGCAGTTGCGCATGCTCCTCGATCGGCTCGCCGGGGGCTAG
- a CDS encoding acetamidase/formamidase family protein has product MDFTRSGVSRFPDRDLGVPRYRCEVGVPLAEQKELGHNRWHPDIPPLHELGPGDEVILEAPGYDDYQLKDVDDEQDIRDFDLTRTHPIAGPVKVDGAEPGDLLVVDVLDVQPLSGIGYSNILPGMGGPLASWFPRGYKTVWDLHGLFATSRQIPGVEIPAISHPGVIGVAPSHDLLRVWNEREDPFIDQGLAAPRSTATSTAVLRTLEGAEWERVAATAARTVPPRENGGNLDIKNLSRGSRVYFPVFVEGALFSTGDFHFSEGDGEITWNAIEMDGIGWFRFNVIKGGMARYGIRTPMLRPSPVDPNLGTRYLSFSGLSARGGDQKYLDATAAAVDAVEQAIEYLGKFGYTPEQAYTIISVAPCEMHVGGIVDIPNAAVTLKVPLDIFDKDILPS; this is encoded by the coding sequence GTGGACTTCACCCGCTCGGGTGTCTCCCGCTTTCCCGATCGCGATCTCGGTGTTCCGCGCTACCGCTGCGAGGTCGGAGTACCGCTGGCGGAGCAGAAGGAGCTGGGGCACAACCGCTGGCATCCCGACATCCCGCCGCTCCACGAGCTCGGCCCCGGCGACGAGGTGATCCTCGAAGCCCCCGGCTACGACGACTACCAGCTCAAGGACGTCGACGACGAGCAGGACATCCGTGACTTCGACCTGACCCGCACCCACCCCATCGCCGGCCCGGTCAAGGTCGACGGCGCCGAGCCGGGCGACCTGCTGGTGGTGGACGTGCTCGACGTCCAGCCCCTCTCCGGCATCGGCTACTCCAACATCCTGCCGGGCATGGGCGGCCCACTCGCCTCCTGGTTCCCCCGAGGCTACAAGACCGTCTGGGACCTGCACGGCCTGTTCGCCACCAGCCGCCAGATCCCCGGTGTGGAGATCCCGGCCATCAGCCACCCCGGCGTCATCGGCGTGGCCCCGTCGCACGATCTGCTGCGCGTCTGGAACGAGCGCGAGGATCCCTTCATCGACCAGGGACTGGCCGCCCCCCGGAGCACGGCGACGTCCACCGCCGTCCTGCGCACGCTGGAGGGGGCGGAGTGGGAACGCGTCGCCGCCACCGCCGCGCGGACCGTGCCGCCCCGGGAGAACGGCGGCAACCTCGACATCAAGAACCTTTCTCGCGGGTCGCGGGTGTACTTCCCCGTGTTCGTGGAGGGTGCGCTGTTCTCCACGGGGGACTTCCACTTCTCCGAGGGCGACGGTGAGATCACCTGGAACGCCATCGAGATGGACGGCATCGGCTGGTTCCGCTTCAACGTCATCAAGGGCGGCATGGCACGGTACGGCATCCGCACGCCGATGCTCCGCCCCTCCCCTGTGGACCCGAACCTGGGCACCCGGTACCTGAGCTTCAGCGGCCTGAGCGCCCGCGGCGGTGATCAGAAGTACCTCGACGCGACCGCCGCCGCCGTGGACGCCGTCGAGCAGGCGATCGAGTATCTCGGCAAGTTCGGCTACACGCCGGAGCAGGCGTACACGATCATCTCCGTCGCGCCCTGCGAGATGCACGTGGGCGGCATCGTCGACATTCCGAACGCCGCGGTGACGCTGAAGGTGCCGCTGGACATCTTCGACAAGGACATCCTGCCGTCCTGA
- a CDS encoding AmiS/UreI family transporter, with the protein MSDVGLLFVGAVLIINGVMLLGTITDKAAAPLNFFVGVLQVVTPTFLIMTADGDRAIIAGAAGLYLFGFTYLWVGINAATGWPGEGLGWFSLFVAAAAVGYAIYTWQTGGRVFTVIWLAWALLWFLFFLLLALGRTRLSRFTGLVAIAEGVLTAAVPAALALTGLWRDSTGAALIAAVLAVVALAVLWWAGRVPGRPASAA; encoded by the coding sequence ATGAGCGACGTGGGACTGTTGTTCGTCGGCGCGGTGCTGATCATCAACGGCGTCATGCTTCTCGGCACGATCACGGACAAGGCGGCGGCTCCGCTCAACTTCTTCGTCGGCGTACTGCAGGTGGTGACGCCGACGTTTCTCATCATGACGGCCGACGGCGACCGGGCGATCATCGCCGGGGCCGCCGGGCTCTACCTGTTCGGCTTCACCTACCTGTGGGTGGGCATCAACGCCGCGACGGGGTGGCCAGGGGAAGGGCTCGGCTGGTTCTCGCTCTTCGTCGCGGCCGCCGCCGTGGGATACGCCATCTACACCTGGCAGACCGGCGGGCGGGTGTTCACGGTCATCTGGCTCGCCTGGGCGCTGCTGTGGTTCCTCTTCTTCCTGCTGCTGGCTCTCGGGCGGACGAGACTCAGCCGCTTCACCGGACTGGTCGCGATCGCCGAAGGCGTGCTCACGGCCGCTGTTCCGGCCGCGCTCGCACTCACCGGGCTGTGGCGCGACTCGACGGGGGCGGCCCTGATCGCCGCGGTGCTCGCCGTCGTCGCACTCGCCGTGCTGTGGTGGGCCGGGCGTGTGCCCGGCCGGCCTGCGAGTGCGGCCTGA